One region of Fusobacterium periodonticum 1_1_41FAA genomic DNA includes:
- a CDS encoding DEAD/DEAH box helicase: MEQLEKLKEFRELGLGEKVLKVLSKKGYESPTPIQRLTIPALLKNDKDIIGQAQTGTGKTAAFSLPIIENFETSDHHIQAIVLTPTRELALQVAEEMNSLSTSKKMKVIPVYGGQSIDIQRKLIKTGVDVVVGTPGRVIDLIERKLLKLNSLKYFVLDEADEMLNMGFIEDIEKILTFTNDDKRMLFFSATMPPEIMKIAKTHMKEYEVLAVKSRELTTDLTEQIYFEVNERDKFEALCRIIDLTKEFYGIIFCRTKTDVNEIVGRLNDRGYDAEGLHGDIGQNYREVTLKRFKTKKINILVATDVAARGIDINDLSHVINYAVPQEVESYVHRIGRTGRAGKEGTAITFITPQEYRRLLQIQKAVKKEIRKESLPDVKDVIQAKKFRIIDDIGQILIDNDYDKFKKLAKDLLNMEEAENIVASLLKLTYSDVLDESNYNEISPVKMEDTGKTRLFIAMGRKDGMTPKKLVDFIVKKAKVKQAYIKNAEVYDAFSFVSVAFKEAEIIVEAFAEIRKGKKPLIEKAKSKK; encoded by the coding sequence ATGGAACAATTAGAAAAATTAAAAGAATTTAGGGAATTAGGGCTTGGTGAAAAGGTATTAAAGGTATTATCAAAAAAGGGATATGAATCTCCTACACCTATACAAAGATTAACAATCCCAGCACTGTTAAAAAATGATAAAGACATAATAGGACAAGCACAGACTGGAACAGGTAAAACTGCTGCTTTTTCTTTACCTATAATAGAAAACTTTGAAACTTCAGATCATCATATACAAGCAATAGTTTTAACTCCAACAAGAGAATTAGCTTTACAAGTAGCTGAGGAAATGAATAGTTTAAGTACAAGTAAAAAAATGAAGGTAATCCCTGTTTATGGTGGACAATCTATAGACATACAAAGAAAACTTATAAAAACGGGAGTAGATGTTGTTGTTGGAACTCCAGGAAGAGTTATAGACTTAATTGAAAGAAAACTATTAAAGCTAAACTCATTAAAATATTTCGTTTTAGATGAAGCAGATGAGATGCTTAATATGGGATTTATTGAAGATATCGAAAAGATCTTAACATTTACAAATGATGATAAGAGAATGTTATTTTTCTCTGCAACTATGCCACCAGAAATAATGAAAATTGCAAAAACTCATATGAAAGAGTATGAAGTGTTAGCAGTAAAGAGCAGAGAATTAACAACAGATTTAACAGAACAAATATATTTTGAAGTTAATGAAAGAGATAAATTTGAAGCTTTATGTAGAATAATAGACTTAACAAAGGAATTCTATGGAATAATTTTCTGTAGAACTAAAACAGATGTAAATGAAATAGTAGGAAGATTAAATGATAGAGGTTATGACGCTGAAGGTCTACATGGAGATATAGGACAAAACTATAGAGAAGTAACTTTAAAAAGATTTAAAACTAAGAAAATAAATATTCTTGTTGCAACTGACGTTGCTGCTAGAGGAATAGATATAAACGATCTAAGCCATGTTATAAACTATGCTGTACCTCAAGAAGTTGAAAGCTATGTTCATAGAATAGGAAGAACAGGTCGTGCTGGAAAAGAAGGTACCGCTATAACTTTTATAACTCCTCAAGAGTATAGAAGACTTTTACAAATACAAAAGGCTGTTAAAAAAGAAATTAGAAAAGAAAGTTTACCTGATGTAAAAGATGTTATTCAAGCTAAGAAGTTTAGAATAATAGATGATATAGGGCAAATTTTAATAGATAATGACTATGATAAATTTAAAAAGTTAGCTAAAGATTTATTAAATATGGAAGAAGCAGAGAATATAGTTGCCTCTCTATTAAAATTAACATATAGTGATGTTTTAGATGAAAGTAATTACAATGAAATATCTCCAGTTAAAATGGAAGATACAGGTAAAACAAGACTTTTCATTGCTATGGGTAGAAAAGATGGAATGACTCCAAAAAAATTAGTTGATTTTATTGTTAAGAAAGCTAAAGTAAAACAAGCGTATATAAAAAATGCAGAAGTTTATGATGCCTTTTCTTTTGTTTCAGTTGCATTTAAAGAGGCTGAAATAATAGTTGAAGCCTTTGCAGAAATTAGAAAAGGTAAAAAACCATTGATAGAAAAAGCAAAATCTAAGAAATAA
- the mltG gene encoding endolytic transglycosylase MltG: MKKLLAIVSIVIIILAGTTAYQLSKKDKYNLVLEIDKDKPLKESLSTLPVSNNPFFKLYLKFRNSGRNIKAGSYELRGKYNIIELISMLESGKSKVFKFTIIEGSTVKNVIDKLVANGKGTRENYIKAFKEIDFPYPTPEGNFEGYLYPETYFIPESYDEKAVLNIFLKEFLKRFPVEKYTDKEEFYQKLIMASILEREAALDSEKPLMASVFYNRIAKNMTLSADSTVNFVFNYEKKRIYYKDLEVQSPYNTYKNKGLPPGPICNPTVSSVDAAYNPADTEFLFFVTKGGGAHFFSKTYKEHLDFQKNNK, translated from the coding sequence ATGAAAAAATTACTAGCTATAGTATCAATAGTAATTATAATTTTAGCAGGTACAACTGCTTACCAACTTAGCAAAAAAGATAAATATAATTTAGTTTTAGAAATAGATAAGGATAAACCATTAAAGGAATCTTTATCAACTTTACCTGTGTCTAATAATCCTTTTTTTAAACTTTATTTAAAGTTTAGAAACAGTGGTAGAAATATAAAGGCAGGTAGCTATGAATTAAGAGGAAAATACAATATAATAGAGCTTATATCTATGCTTGAAAGTGGAAAATCCAAGGTATTTAAATTTACCATTATAGAAGGAAGTACAGTAAAAAATGTTATAGATAAATTAGTTGCCAATGGAAAGGGAACTAGAGAAAACTATATTAAAGCATTTAAAGAAATAGACTTCCCTTATCCAACTCCTGAGGGAAATTTTGAAGGATATTTATATCCTGAAACATACTTTATACCAGAATCTTATGATGAAAAAGCAGTATTAAATATATTTTTAAAGGAATTCTTAAAGAGATTCCCTGTGGAAAAATATACTGATAAAGAAGAATTTTATCAAAAATTAATAATGGCATCTATACTTGAAAGAGAAGCAGCCTTAGATAGTGAAAAACCTCTAATGGCCTCAGTTTTCTACAATAGAATAGCTAAGAATATGACTTTATCAGCAGATTCTACTGTAAACTTTGTATTTAATTATGAAAAGAAAAGAATATATTATAAGGATTTAGAAGTGCAATCTCCATATAACACATATAAAAATAAAGGCTTACCACCTGGACCCATATGTAATCCAACTGTAAGCTCAGTAGATGCAGCTTATAATCCAGCTGATACTGAATTTTTATTCTTTGTTACAAAGGGTGGAGGAGCACATTTCTTTAGTAAAACTTATAAAGAACATTTAGATTTTCAAAAGAATAATAAATAA
- the fic gene encoding protein adenylyltransferase Fic translates to MNKYNFTETDKTILKRLVDEKEEEYLSKKRAKDLFEKDILLKDDLGTFKSLQAIHKYLFQDCFETAGLVRKHDIRKGDTLFCKAMYLEDNLKTVSNMKEDTFEDIIEKYVEMNIMHPFYEGNGRATRIWLDFLLIKRLGKCIDWKKIDKEDYLSAMKRSIINSLELKTLLKDNLTDDINNRDLYMSNINQSYHYENMTNYDANNLDEETELKEKYSKK, encoded by the coding sequence ATGAATAAATACAATTTTACTGAAACAGATAAGACAATTTTAAAAAGATTGGTAGATGAAAAGGAAGAAGAGTATTTAAGTAAAAAAAGAGCCAAAGATTTATTTGAAAAGGATATTTTATTAAAAGACGACTTAGGAACTTTTAAGAGTTTACAAGCCATCCATAAGTATCTTTTTCAAGATTGCTTTGAAACAGCAGGTTTAGTGAGAAAACATGATATCAGAAAGGGAGATACCCTATTTTGTAAGGCTATGTATTTAGAAGATAATCTAAAAACTGTATCCAATATGAAAGAAGATACATTTGAAGATATAATTGAAAAGTATGTTGAGATGAATATAATGCACCCTTTCTATGAGGGAAATGGTAGAGCCACTAGAATATGGCTAGATTTCTTACTAATTAAAAGACTTGGAAAATGTATAGATTGGAAAAAAATAGATAAGGAAGATTATCTATCAGCAATGAAAAGAAGTATAATAAATTCTTTGGAATTAAAAACTTTATTGAAAGATAATTTAACAGATGATATTAACAATAGAGATTTGTATATGTCAAATATAAATCAATCTTATCATTATGAAAATATGACTAATTATGATGCTAATAATTTAGACGAAGAAACTGAATTAAAAGAAAAATACTCTAAGAAGTAG